One Festucalex cinctus isolate MCC-2025b chromosome 3, RoL_Fcin_1.0, whole genome shotgun sequence DNA window includes the following coding sequences:
- the LOC144016018 gene encoding protein C19orf12 homolog translates to MCHRLEDIMKLCCELSADKQIQTTVKGSGKGAAIAGGLAFTGGLVGGPLGIAVGGAVGGLLGCWLTSGQFKPLPQVIMELSPQQQQKLYTDLIAILGDIQWTDVAQLTALVMSNSSLKQQLTAALLGFVTKELQANVHYVD, encoded by the exons ATGTGTCATCGGCTTGAAGATATTATGAAGCTGTGCTGTGAGTTATCTGCTGATAAACAGATCCAGACCACAGTCAAGGGTTCTGGCAAAGGTGCAGCAATAGCTGGGGGCCTGGCCTTTACTGGAGGCTTGGTTGGGGGTCCTCTTGGTATTGCAGTAG GTGGTGCTGTTGGGGGCCTTCTTGGATGTTGGCTGACCAGCGGTCAGTTCAAACCTCTTCCTCAGGTCATTATGGAACTGAGTcctcagcagcagcagaagctATACACAGATCTGATTGCCATCCTTGGGGACATTCAGTGGACTGATGTGGCACAGCTAACTGCTCTTGTCATGAGCAACTCTAGTCTGAAGCAGCAGCTCACAGCAGCCCTTCTTGGCTTTGTTACCAAGGAACTACAAGCAAATGTGCATTATGTGGATTAG